The Parvibaculum sp. DNA segment GCGCCCGACATGACGGCCTGCGCGCCGAAATGCAGCGCCTGCTGCGAGGAACCGCACTGACGGTCGACCGAGGTCGCCGGAACGCTTTCAGGCAACTTCGAGGCCAGCACCGCATTGCGCGCGATGTTCATGCCCTGCTCGCCCGCCTGATCGACGCAGCCGACGATCACGTCTTCGACCAGTTCCGGATCGGCGCCGGTGCGCGCGATCAGGTCGTCGATGACCTTGCCGCCGAGATCGGCCGGGTGCCAGTCCTTCAACCTGCCGCCCTTGCGGCCGCCCGCGGTGCGCGCCGCGGCAACGATATAGGCTTCCGCCATGAGAATTCTCCTTGAAACATGCGGGCCCCGCGCGACGCGCGCGGTCCCGATTGCCGATGACACATATATCTGGCCGCCATCTTGACCATGCAATGGGCCTTGTCCAGCCGGAAACGCGGCGCTTGCAAGCCGCCAAAACTCCGCGCAGAGTTAGCGGAAAGCCTTGTGCCGCAACGATTTAGCGCTTTACGCAACGTCACGGCGGCATTCGGCGGCGCTGAGCGGAAACGCACCGCGAGCCGCGAAAAAGGAACAGGCCGGAGACGGCGGAGGAGGACGGACATGACCGACAAGAGCATCGACAATGCGATCGTCAACCCGAAGACCTATGCGCATGTCGACGCGTTCCACAGGCTGTTCACGCAACTGCGCAAGGAAGAGCCGGTGCGCTGGACGGAGCCGGACGGCTTTCGCCCCTTCTGGACCGTGTCGAAACATGCCGACATCATGGAAGTCGAGCGGCAGAACGACAAATTCCTCAACGATCCGCGCCTGACGCTGCAGTCGATCGAGCTTGAGGAAGAGGTACGGAAGTTCACCGGCGGCAATTCGAAGCTGATCCGCTCGCTGGTCGACATGGACAATCCCGATCACCGCAATTATCGCGGGCTGACGCAGGCCTGGTTCATGCCGCCGAACCTGAAGGCGATTTCGGCCCGCGTCGATGCGCTGGCGGAAAAATATGTCGACCGCCTGGAAGCGAAAGGCGGCGAATGCGACTTCGTCGCCGACGTCGCGGTCTGGTATCCGCTTCGCGTCATCATGACGGTGCTTGGCGTGCCGGCGGAAGACGAACCGATCATGCTGAAGCTGACGCAGGAGCTGTTCGGCTCGACCGACCCCGACATGAAGCGGCCGGACGCGACCGAGACGGTGAACACGGTGACCGAGTTCTTCAACTACTTCACCGCGATGACCGAGGACCGCCGCAAGAACCCGAAAGACGATGTGGCGACCGTGATCGCCAATGCGACCATCGACGGTCAGCCCATCGGCCATCTGGAAGCGATTTCCTATTACATCATCGTCGCCACCGCCGGCCACGACACGACAAGCTCGACGGCGGCCGGCGGGCTGCTGGCGCTGATGCAGAACCCGGAAGAATTCGCCAAGCTGCGCGCCAATCCAGAAGGACTGCTGAACGGCGCCATCGACGAAATGATCCGCTGGACGACGCCGGTGAAACATTTCTTCCGCACCGCCGCCGTCGACTACGAATTGCGCGGGCAGAAGATCAAGGCGGGCGACAACCTGCTGATGTGCTACTGGTCGGCCAATCGAGACGAGGACGCCTTCGACGATCCCTTCGCCTTCAAGATCGAACGCTCACCCAACAAGCATCTCGCCTTCGGCTATGGCGCGCATCTCTGCCTCGGCCAGCATCTGGCGAAAATGGAAATCCGCGCCCTCTACAAGGAGCTGCTCGCGCGGCTCGACCATATCGAACTCGCGGGCGACCCGGCCTGGGTGGAGGCAAGCTTCGTTTCCGGGCTGAAGCGGCTTCCCGTGCGCTATTCGATGAAGCGCAAGGCGGCGTGAGGGAGCAAACAAGAGAAAGAAAAAGGCGGCTCGCGAGAGCCGCCTTTTTTGTTTGCCGTGAGGCCGCGCCTTACGCGTAGACGAATTCGTCGCCGTCGAGGTCGATGGCCGGAAGTTCATCCTTTTCGCGCCAGTAATCCTGCGTGTGCTGCCACTCGTATTTGTCGCCGCGCTTCGGCAGGAGATGCATGCTGCGCATCAGATAGCCCGGATTGAAGTTTTCCGGGTCGATCCAGGGCAGGAGCTTCATGTTCTTGTCCTTCTCCGGGATTTCGACCGTCACGGACTTCGCCTGATGGCTGCCCATGTGGTTGAGCAAGCGGCAGACGAAATCGCCCATCAGATCGACACGGAGCGTCCAGCTCGCGCGGAAATAGCCGAAAACCCAGGCCATGTTCGGCACGCCGGTGAACATCATGCCGCGCCAGGTGACGGTGTCGGCGAAGTCGATGGGCTCGCCCTCCTTGCTGAACGCGATGTCGCCGAGAACGGAGAGATGAAAGCCCGTCGCCGTGATGATGATGTCGGCTTCAAGTTCCTTGCCGGATTTGAGCAGGATGCCCTTTTCGGTGAAGCGTTCGATCTCGTCCGTTTCGACCGAGGCCTTGCCCGATGCGATGCCCTGAAAGATGTCGCCGTCCGGCACGAAGGCGATGCGTTGCCGCCACGGGCGGTAGCGCGGCGTGAAGTGCTTCTCGACGAAATCTTCCGGCAGGAAGAGCTTCACGGCGTCGAGCAGTTCCTTGCGCACCTCTTCCGGCTCCTCGAAGGAACGCCGGGTGAACTCGGCCTGATTGTGCAGGATTTCCTTGCGCGTGATCTCGTGGATCCATTCCTCGTCGATATGAAGCTCGCGCAGACGGTCGGCAAGCTCGTTGGCGTTGCGGCCGGGAATGAAATAGGTCGGCGAACGCTGCAAGAGCGTCACATGCGCGCAATCGCCGGCGATGGCGGGAACCAGCGTCGCGGCCGTCGCCCCGGAGCCGATGACCAGAACGTTCTTGCCCTTGAGATCGAGGTCTTCGGGCCAGGTTTGCGGATGGACGATCCGGCCCTTGAACTTCTCCATGTCCGGCCATTCGGGCGTGTAGCCCTGATCGTGGCGGTAATAGCCCTGGCACATCCAGAGGAAGCTGGTGGTGAAGCGGCGCTCCTCGCCGGTGTCGACGCGCACCGCATGGACGGTCCAGAGCGCATCCTTCGCCGACCAGTCGGCCGAGACGATTTTGTGGCCGTAGCGGATGTGGCGGTTGAGATCGTTCTCCTCGATCACCTCTTCCATGTATTTCAGAATCTTGTCGGCCGACGCGATGGGGTCGCCCGTCCAGGGCTTGAAGCGGTAGCCGAACGTATAGAGGTCGCTGTCGGAGCGGATGCCCGGATAGCGATGCGTGTGCCAAGTACCGCCGAAGGTCTCGAGCGTTTCGAGAATGACGAAGCTCTTGTCCGGGCTCTGCTGCTGGAGATGATAGGCCGAGCCGATGCCCGAGATGCCCGCACCGACGATCAGCACATCGAAATGCTCGGCGTGTTGCGAGGCGGCCGGAGCCGGTCTGGTAAGCGTTGCTGTGTCTGGCATTTCCCGTCTCTTTCCCTGGCCGGCGCTTCTGGATGGCGCCGGATTTTCCCTATTTCGATCTTTCTATTCTGGCCCTCCGAAATCTAGGGTCAACGCCCTAATTCCGTCCGGCGCCGATCAAATTGACGCAGGGGCCGAAATGCCGGGAAAGGCGGCCGGGGGCCTATTGCGGCAGCGCGCGGCGGTAAAGATGCCAGGTCGCATGGCCGAAAACCGGCAGCACGACCAGCAATCCAAGGAAAAGCGGCAGCGAGGCCGCCAGCACCGACAGCGTCACGAAGACGCCCCAGCCGAGCATCGCGACCGGGCTCTGAAACACGGCCTTCACCGAGGTGATCATGGCGGTGACGATGTCGACCTCGCGCTCAAGCAGCATCGGGATCGAAAAGACCGTGATCGAGAACAGCACCAGCGCCAGCACCCCGCCGACGACATGGCCGACGGCAAGGAAGATCAGCCCGTGCTGCGTCGTGAAGACGACGGTGAGGAACTGCGCGAAAGAGGCAAAGGAGACGAGGCCAAGAAAGAGCGCGATCAGGAGCCGCACCTGATACATCCAGACCCAGAAGACGAAGAGCATCACAAAGGCCATCCACGACACTTCGCGGCGGCGCTGCGCCCAGATGACGGCAAAGACGTCGCGCCATGAGGGGCGCGCGCCCTCGGCGAGACGCCGGCTTACTTCGTAGAGGCCGACGGCGGCAAAGGGCCCGACCAGCGGAAAGCCGATGGCGAAGGGATAGATCAGCCAGGGCAATTCCCAGATCGTCAGCGACAGCACGATGACCGCGCCGATCAGCGCGAAGACCCCGCCGATGACCAGCCCGAAAAGCGGTGCGCGCAGGAAATCGCGAAGCCCCGCTTTCAGCGCCGCCGCGAGATCGCCCACCCCGATGGTGTGAATACGTGGGGCCCCGCCGCCCGGTGCGGATGGATCAAACGGTGCTTCCGACATCCTGCCTCTCCCCTCCCGTCGAGACCGATGGGGAAGATTATGACCGGAAGCCGGCGCGCGCCACCCGTGGCGTCATGCCGCAGCGGCGGACGCCGCCGCCTTGCCGCTCGCGAGATAGGCCGCCCAGGCCCCGGTGAGCGCCGCCGCTTCGCCGGTGCCGAAGACATAGCGGTCGGGCCGGATCAGGATGGCCGGCCGGTCGCCGAGCGCGGCGGCGAGATGACCGGCGCTGTCCGGCAGCGCATCGAGCCGGGCAACGAAGCCGCCGGCGCCCGCGAAAGCGCGCGAGGCGTCGTCCTCGGCGCGGACGATCAGGAGGGCCACATAGCCCGCCGCGTCGTCAAGGCGGCCGTCATCGAAGCCGGGATCGGGCGCGATGCCGCCGCCGCTTTCGAGAATGCCGGACCGGATGCCGTCGAGCGAAAGCAGGGGGCTCATGCGCGACGCCTCGGGCGCCGCCAGCATCTGTTCGTCGCGCTGGCGCGCGGCTTCGGCATCCTGCGTGCAGACGACCCGGCCCATCGCGACCGCCATTTCGGTGATCATGCGCACATGCGGTTCGCGCTCGGCCTGATAGCTGTCGAGGAGGCATTCATTCGCGCGCCCGCGCAGCACGGCTTCGATCTTGAAGGCGAGGTTGGCCGCATCGCGCGTTCCCGAACAGAGGCCCTGCCCCAAGAAAGGCGGCATCTGATGCGCGGCATCGCCCGCGAGGATGACCGGCCCCGCGCGCCACGTCTTTGCGATGACGGCGTGGAAGCGGTAGACGGCGCGGCGTTCGATGTCGAGCGCCGATGCGTCGGCATAGGGCGCGATCATCGCCGAGATCGCTTCATCAGATACGACGTCTTCCGGCTTCTCGCCGGGCCGCAGCATGATTTCGAAACGATGGCGGCCGGGCGCCATCGGCATCGAGGTGACGGGGCGCGCGGGATCGCAATGCTGGAAGCCGATGGTCGAAAGACGCGTCACGCCGTTCTTCAACATCGTGTCGATGACGAGCCAGGGTTCGTCGAAACCCATATCGTCGAGCGCGATGCCGGCCTTGCGGCGCACGGTGCTGTTGCCGCCGTCGCAGCCGACAATGAAGCGCGCGGCGATTTCGTAAACGCCGTCGCCGCTTTCGACCTGCGCGACGATGCCGCCGCCCACCGTTTCATAAGTCTTGAGCGCGTGACAAAGGTGCATCGAGACCGTCGGCATCTCCGCCAGACGCGCCCGCAGCGCATGTTCGAGCGTCGGCTGGTGGAACATGGATGAGTAAGGCCAGCCGGTCGGCGCGAGATCGCCGGTCGGCTTGAAGCCCAGCAGCAGTTCGCCCGCCGCATTGCGGAACTCGTAGGAGGAAAGCGGCTGGCTCGCCCGCGCGACCGCCTCCGCCCCGCCGGCAAGATGCAGCAGCCGCATCGTCTCGTGATCGAGATGCGCGGCACGCGGCAAGGGGTAGACCTCGGCATCGCGCTCGATGGCGATGGCCGAAACGCCCATGCGCCCGAGATAGACGCCAAGCGCCGCGCCGACAGGCCCAAGCCCGACGATCAGGACTTCCGTTTCCTCGCGTTTCATCTTCCCCCCGCTTTCTTGAGCCTCAGGCGGCCTCGATCACCGTCTCGGCCTTTTCGGGCACGACACGGTTTTCGATATATCCGAGCTTCTCGACCTCGACCTTGACGACATCGCCTTCCTTCAGGAACTGCATCGGCTTCATCGCGCCGCCGACGCCCGAGGACGTGCCGGTGAAGATCACGTCGCCCGGATCGAGCGTGAAGGCCTGCGTCAGATGCGCGATCTGTTCGAAGCAGTTGAAGATCAGGTGCTTCGTGTTGGAGTTCTGCCGAAGGTCGCCATTGACCCAGCATTTGATGTCGAGCGCATGCGGATCGCCGACTTCGTCGGGCGTCACGATCCACGGACCGATGGGTCCATGCGTGTCGAACGACTTGCCGATCTGCCAGGTATTGGTGCGAAGTTGCCAGTCGCGCACGCTGACATCGTTGCCGACGAAATAGCCGGCGATCACCTCATGCGCGCGGTCCGCTGGCACATGCTTGCAGCGCTTGCCGATGACGAAGCACATCTCGGCTTCGTAATCGAGAAAGGCCGAGACGGAGGGCAGTGCCACATCGGCGTAAGGCCCGGTGATGCAATTGTGCTGCTTGTTGAACCAGACCTGATGCTCGGGCATCGGCTGGCCGGACTCTTCCACATGGTCGCGGTAGTTGAGGCCGATGGCGAGCACCTTGCCGGGATGCGGCACGGGTGCCTCGAGCGTCACACCTGAAAGCGGAAGCGCCGCGCCCTTTGCGGCCGCCGCGCGCGCCTTGGCCATCGCCGTATCGCTCGAAATGAGCGCCACCATGTCGCGCGGCAGGTCAGGCGCCGCCGCCGAGAGATCGACAATGCCGTCGTCGCGGACAACGCCCACGCGCGTCGAATTGCCTTCCGTGAAGGTTGCAAGCTTCATGGTCCGTTTCCTTCTTCCAAGTTCTTCTCAGGAGCCCATATTCGGCGGCGCGGGCGGGCCCCATTGATTGCCCATCAGTTGGTCGATGCCGACCACATTGGGCGGCGTTTCATTGTTGAAGAGATCGCCATCGGTCCAGTGTTCGACCGTGTGCCCCCAGGGGTCGCGCCAGTAGTCGAAGATCTGACTGCCGAGGATGTGGCGGCCGACGCCCCATTCATGCCGGCGTCCGGCCTCGACGAGCACTTCGCGGCCGGCCATCAGGTCGTCGAAATTCGCGACCTCGAAGGCGGCATGATTGAAGCCGGGCGTGCCGGTGCCGACGGGAAAGAGCGTGTGATGATCGACATGGGCAGCACCCCGATCGCAGCGCAGAAAGGCGCCGATGGGCGCGCCGGGCGCGATTTCGATCTCGTCGGACGTGACGAGGCCGAAGCGCTCCTTGTACCAGGCTTCCGTCTCGCGGAAGTCTTTCACGTTGATGACGCAATGGCCGAGGCGCTTCACCTGCGAGGGACCGGGCTCAACACGGAGCGTCTCGCCGCGCCGCGGTCGCGCCTCGCCATCATTGTGAACGAGGTGGCGCGTAACCGGGAGCGCGGGCGGCGCCTTTTGGCCGGCGACGACATCGACGGGAAAGCCGTTCGGATCGGTGAAGCGCACGATCCTGCCGCCACCCGGCGCGTCGCTCTCCTCGACCGGCAGACCGTAAGCCGCGGCAAGCTTTTCGAGATCGGCGACGCTGTCGGCATAGAAGCCGAGACCGGCAAAGCCGGGCTCGCCCTCCTCCGTCACATGCGCGAAGGCGAGCGGGTCGGTGCCACGCATGAAAAGTTGCGTGCCGAGGCGCGCCGCGCGCACCAGACCGAACTCGATCAGGAATTTTTCCATCGCGTCGAGATCGGGCGCGCGAAAGCGCACATAGGCGATGTCGGTGACCTTGATCATGACACTGTCCTCATTTGAAAACGGAAATCTGCGACACGTCGAACGGATGTGCGAGAACGGCGGCGATGTCGGCTTCCGGAACGCCGAGCCCCCGCAGCATCACGATGACGATGTCGCGCGCATAGCCCTCGCCCTTGAGAATCCGGGCGTCCGCACCGGCATCGAGCAGATGACGCATGGCTGTCGTGCCGAGCCCGACGACAAGATGCACGGCCGCCGCCTCGCCCGGAATGACGAAGCGGCCCTTGGCGACGCCGTCGCGAATGTCGCCGAGCAGATGTTCGTTGCCTTGCGCGTCGACCGCGGCACCGCTTTCGTAGATGCGCGCCAGCATCGACGCCTTGACGGGATCGCGCGCCACCAGCGCCATGAACAGCCGGACGCCGCGCGACACGCGGATCGCCGGGTCGTCGATGCCTTCATTGAGTTCGGCAACGGCGGCGTTGAATTCGTGACGGATGGCGGAAGCGACGGCGCGCGCAATTTCGGTCCGGTCGGTGAAGTAATTGTAGAAGGTGCCCTTGGCCACGCCGGCCAGCACGACGATCTCGTCGATGGTGGTGGCGTCGACACCCTGCCGCGCAAAGAGCTGCATCGCCGCCTCGACCAGCACCGCGCGCATCTGCGCCCGCCGGCGCGACCCCGCGTCTTCCGATTTATCCGTTGCTGCCCTGCCGGCCAAAAGACCCTCCCGATCCTGATCTGACTATCTGGTCATAAAATGACCGATTAGTCAATATCAGATCGAGAGACACCGAAAACCCGCAGAAATCCGCCAAAAAGAAAGGGCGGCACCTCCATGGGAGGGCCGCCCTTTCGGCGTTCGCGATGAGACGAAACTCAGTGGCCGCGCATCACGGCGCGGGCTTCTTCCTCCGAAAGCGGCTTGCGCTTCAGCGGCCAGATGTACTCGAAGACCGCGACCAGCGCCGGCAGCAGCGTCACGGCACCCAGCATGTTGACCATGAACATGAAGGTCAGCAGCAGGCCCATGTCGGCCTGGAACTTCAGCGCCGAGAACGCCCAGGTCGACACGCCGATGGCGAGTGTGAAGCCGGTGAACATCGTCGCCGAGCCGACGTCGTAGAGCGCCTGCAGATAGGCCTCGTGCGGCGTCTTGCCCATGCGCATGTAGCGCTGCATCCGGTTGTACTCGTAGATGCCGTAGTCGACGCCGATGCCGACCGCGATGGCGAGCACCGGCAGCGTCGATATCTTGAGGCCGATGCCGAAGGCGGTCAGGAACCAGTCGCCGATCAGCGTGGCGAGAACGAGCGGCAACACGCAGCACAGCGCGCCGCGCCATTCGCGGTAGGTAATGATCACCAGCGTCATCACGACCGCATACACATAGAGGAGCATCGGAAGCTCGGACTTGTGCACGATTTCGTTTGTCGCCGCCACGATCGGCACGTTGCCGGTGCCGACGCGCAGAACGAGGCCGTCATACTGATTTTCGGGCGCCGCCATCCATGTTTCAAGCTCGTGCCGCACATGGTTGACGGTCTTTGCCTTGGTATCGGCGATGAAAATGGCGACCGCCGCCGTGGAGCAATCGGTATTCACGATGCCCGATGCGCTGGAGATGCTCGACGTCGCCTGCGCGAGCGCCGACGAATTGCGCGGCAGGTTTCGCCATTTCGGATTGCCTTCCTGCCACATGCTGTTGATGGCGCGCGCCAGGATCGGCAGGCTGATCACCGATTGCACACCGTCGACATTGCGCATGTACCAGCTGAAGTTTTCGAGATGGTGCATCTTCTCGTAGTCGATGCAGACAATGCTGTCCGATTCGACGATCACCGTCAGCACGTTGAGACCGAGATTGAAGGCCTCGGCGATATAGCGGCTGTCCTGGTTGTAGCGCGAGTCCGGCCACAACTCGCCGGCGCCCGCATGCACGTCGCCAATCTGCTTGTCGCGCGCGCCGTAGATGGCGGCCATGGCGATGCAGAAGCAAACGATGACAAACGGAAATGCAAGGCCCGGCTTCGCCAGCTTCGACAGCCCCGGCCAGAGCTTGGCACGCGTTTCCATCGCGCGGCGAACCTTGGCGCCGTATTCATCTTCCGGCGGCGCGACATAGGAGACGAGCAGCGGCAACATGACGAGGTTGGAAATGATCTTGAAGGCAAGACCGATCGAAGCCGTGATCGCCAGTTCCTGGATCATGCCGATCGGAATGATGTAGAGCGTGGCGAAGCCTGTGAGCGTGGTCAGCAGCGCGACAACGCCCGGCCGGAACAGGAAGGTGAAGGTCGCGCGGGCGGCCTTCATCTTGTCGAGGCCGGCGGCCATTTCGGCGCCGACCATGTTGATTTGTTGAACGCCGTGACTGACGCCGATGGCAAAAACGAGGAACGGCACCAGCACACCGAGCGGATCGAGGCCGAAACCCAGAATGTGCAGCAATCCGAATTGCCAGACGAGCGAACAGAGCGAGGCGCCGACCGTCACCATGGTCAGGATCCACGAGCGGCAATAGAGCCACATCATGAAGCAGGTGAGCACGAACGCCACGGTGAAGAACCGGACGACCGAACCGGCGCCGTCGGCGATGTCGCCGGTCAGCTTGGCGAATCCGACGATCTTCACATCGACCGTGTCGGAAACATATTTGTCGCGCAGGTCGGCTTCAAGCTTGCGCGCCACTTCGAAATAGTCGAGCCGTTGGCGCGTTTCGGGATTGAAGTCCTGCAGCTCGGCGCGGATCATCGCGGCCTTGAAATCTCTCGAAACGAGGCGGCCGACAAGTTCGGCGCGCAACGTGTTCTGCATTACCGTGTTGATGTCGGCATCGGTGCCCGCAAAATCGGCCGGGATCACGTCGCCGGCTTCGAGGCCTTCCTCGGTTACGGCGATGAATCGCGTGTTCGGCGTCCAGAGCGATGTCACCGTGTGACGCGCGATGCCCGGAATGTAGAAGAGATCCTGGGTTGCATCGTTGAGCGTGTAGAGAAAGTCCCGCTGGAAGATGTCGCCTTCCTTGTTCTCCAGCACCACAAGCACGCGGTTGCCGCCGCCGAAGCTTTCCGAATATTCGAAAAAGGTTTCGATGTAGGAATGGCCGATCGGCAACATCTTGGTGAAGCCGGCGTCCATCTTGAGCTGGGCGGCGAAGTAACCCATGACCAGGGTGAAGAAGAAAAGAATAACAAGTATCGGCAAACGCAAACCGAATACGAGATTTTCAAGACGCTGCAAAATAACCTCCCCTTCAGGACGTGCAGTCTTTTTGCGGAGACTGCATCGGAGTGCTCAGGATATTGCGGAATTTCCCGCTATTTTTGTCTTGGCGACCGCGCCCTTCGGAAGGGTCTTTGCGGTGGGCTTGATCTGGACGGATGTCCGGACAAAACCGGCCGCGGACCGGTATCGCGATGACCCGGCCAGGCTGTCCCCCCTGCATCCGGCATCGTCGAAACGCCGGGCGCACAGGCCGCACTATCTATCACGCCGGTCGGGATTGGCACAGTCATAAATATGCGTTGCGAAGAACCGCAACCGAAAACGGATGCATGCAATTCGCGCTTTTTTCAAATGTTCGTATCCCCGCTCCGCAATCCGGAACCCGGCCGGCGATGCCTGCCATGGTTAACGATCCGGCGCCCGGCGCACCCGCCCGCGCATCGCCTGCAACCCGCCGCGACGCCGCGATGCGACACGGTGATGCAGCGGCGCAAACGCGCATTCGAAAAAAGTCCTCAGTAATGCTATGGTTTCTGAGGTTCGGCACCCGGCGCATCCGAGCGCGTCGGGCGGGCCGGAGGCAACGAACGAGGGGCATCGGAAATGGCGGCAACTGGGGCGCCGGGGCAACATATTCCCGGCACGATGACGACGGCGGCCTGGGGGGTCGTCGCAGCGCTGATCGCGGGCACACTTCTCTTCATCGTCGTTGCCGCAAAGGCACAGGACGCGCCCATGGCAGCCCATTCCTGGCTCTTCGCGCTGGCCTTTGCCGCCGGCGCGCTGGCCATCGGACAACGCCATTTCAATGCGCTCGAGCGCGGACCGGCCGCCGCGGATGCCGGGGCCTCCTATAATGACGGGGTCGTCAAGGCCGGCGTGATCGCCACCCTTTTCTGGGGCATTGCCGGCTTTCTGGTCGGCGTCGTCATCGCCTTGCAGCTCGCCTTTCCGGCGCTCAATCTGGACACCGCCTTCGTCAATTTCGGCCGCCTGCGCCCCGTTCACACATCGGCGGTGATTTTCGCCTTCGGCGGCAACGCGCTGATCGCGACCTCGTTCTATGTCGTGCAGCGCACCAGCCGCGCGCGCCTCGCCGGCGACATCGCGCCCTGGTTCGTCTTCTGGGGCTACCAGCTTTTCATCGTCGTCGCCGCGACCGGCTACCTGATGGGCGTCACCCAGTCCAAGGAATATGCCGAACCCGAATGGTATGCCGACATCTGGCTGACCATCGTCTGGGTGGTCTATTTGCTGGTCTTCCTCGCAACGCT contains these protein-coding regions:
- a CDS encoding efflux RND transporter permease subunit → MQRLENLVFGLRLPILVILFFFTLVMGYFAAQLKMDAGFTKMLPIGHSYIETFFEYSESFGGGNRVLVVLENKEGDIFQRDFLYTLNDATQDLFYIPGIARHTVTSLWTPNTRFIAVTEEGLEAGDVIPADFAGTDADINTVMQNTLRAELVGRLVSRDFKAAMIRAELQDFNPETRQRLDYFEVARKLEADLRDKYVSDTVDVKIVGFAKLTGDIADGAGSVVRFFTVAFVLTCFMMWLYCRSWILTMVTVGASLCSLVWQFGLLHILGFGLDPLGVLVPFLVFAIGVSHGVQQINMVGAEMAAGLDKMKAARATFTFLFRPGVVALLTTLTGFATLYIIPIGMIQELAITASIGLAFKIISNLVMLPLLVSYVAPPEDEYGAKVRRAMETRAKLWPGLSKLAKPGLAFPFVIVCFCIAMAAIYGARDKQIGDVHAGAGELWPDSRYNQDSRYIAEAFNLGLNVLTVIVESDSIVCIDYEKMHHLENFSWYMRNVDGVQSVISLPILARAINSMWQEGNPKWRNLPRNSSALAQATSSISSASGIVNTDCSTAAVAIFIADTKAKTVNHVRHELETWMAAPENQYDGLVLRVGTGNVPIVAATNEIVHKSELPMLLYVYAVVMTLVIITYREWRGALCCVLPLVLATLIGDWFLTAFGIGLKISTLPVLAIAVGIGVDYGIYEYNRMQRYMRMGKTPHEAYLQALYDVGSATMFTGFTLAIGVSTWAFSALKFQADMGLLLTFMFMVNMLGAVTLLPALVAVFEYIWPLKRKPLSEEEARAVMRGH